The region GAGATTATCTGTGATGACTTTAAGTTACTGGAAACAGACAGTTAAGCTCAAACCGATCAATATACTTTGGTTTATTTTGCTTCGTATTAATCTGGTTGGTTATACAATTTGTCTGATGTTTTCAGAACATTCTTTGTAACATTTCTGTTACACGTCTTCCAACTAATGAGCTTTAATCACTATAAAAAATACAACAGGAGAGCCTGTCTTTGTCACTGAAGGGTTTTATTTGTATTCAGcattaaaaaattaaagctTACTTACAGTCACAACGAAACTGAAATGCAAGCAATTAAACAtgcacaaataaaagaaaggaaCAGTAGTTTGAAgcaaattacaaaataattaaGCAAAGAGGTAACATATACAGTTACACATTAAATACTGATTATTTCTTTTGTCGGAAAATGAAAAAgtgaaacacattttaaaaattcagtTTCTCAATAAAATCTCCAGCAGCTGGTATTTTAAACAACGATCCTTCAAACTGAAAACAGCGTTAACGACGCAAGAGGAGCCAAAAGAGTCACCGAGTCTCCAGGATCCTCCCGCAGAGAGCAAAGTGCTGCCCGCCGAGAGGCTTTACATATCCCAcaaactctctctcacacaggcACGTTATAAAAACAGgtataaaaagataaaagaatAAGAGACACTTTAGAGAGGCTTCAAAACTAAGCAGTGCAGTTACAGCCGCTCCGTCAGTAAGTTTAAATTGATCTACTTCACACTTCTCTACACTCGAAGCTTCTTTACTGGGAATCAGACACGAGCAGATGGAAAGGCAAACACAACGAAGGGCTAAAGAGCAGGAAGAGTTTCCAGGCGTGGGGGTTCAGGTGTGTGTAAACACTTGTGATGGACGTAAGtaatgtatttgtgtgtggacgAGGAAGTGAGGTGGCGCGTGGGGTTAAAAGTCCAACCCGTCACAGTAAGAAAAGACAACAACTGTTGTCAACATCATGTCACTTTGGGAGTCACTGTGAAAGTCGACGGCGTGCAGGCGTGTCTCAAAACGCCTGAAAATAAACGCGTTCAGCCAACGTTTTCTCCTTTCCACTGTTATTCTTGTTGGACTCATTGAGCCAGAATGCATTTAGCTGATATAATATAAGAGCTGCTACAGTACAAAGCCAGCACATTGTTGCTAGTAACTTGTTGTGATGTCTGAGCAGCACAGCTAGTATTCCACGCACTGCTGGCACCATGTGTGCCGCCTCCTACACACTGCATTCAGCAGCTTTGcctcatttttatttccagtAGTTTAAAGTATCAGGACTGGACTATTCCCTGCAGCATGTGTGCTACACGGGAGAAATAACTGTGGAAAATATCCTGTCCACGGTGCATGTATGAACAAATCCGTCATGGCTGAACATTCATTTCAATAGAAACCTTTCACCACTTTATCCGATCGCACATCGCTGATAAACTCTACTCTCTGGATCGCAGCCTGACTCATTCCTGATGAAGCTACTCAGATTTTGCAAAATCATCTTTCAAATATATAAAAGTGTCCCTTCTGAAAACAACCGCACCCATCATCAGCTCagcaacagtttaaaaacagaagACTTCCCGTGTAAATCCTAACAAACGGTTGCATCTTTGCAGTCTTTGTAGGAAAAACTGGAACAGGGCACACGTAGGTCACATAACTCTAATTTCAGTTTTCAGCCTCTTCCATTACTTCCATCACCACAGTTCTGGGCCCAGTAAGGATCAGATAGCTGACTGTCCGGTAGTCCAGATCAAGAACGTTGAGGCCGTTGACTGAAACCACAAACTGGCGAACCTGCAGATCAGGACACGAGACAGGAAGTACAAACTTTTTCAAGTGTCCTCTGCTCAAATCAACATCAGTTCCTTAACAGAGTTGGATTTTGCCAGCCCATCACCGTGTTGTGGTACAAACAACAGTACAGTACAGTTCAGCTTGTATCTCTTCAGCACAATATCAGGATATTTGGTGCATAAATTCACAGCAGTAGCTTCTTCCTCTACTTCTAACTGCTTTGGTTGTGACTGGGCTTCCTTCAGTAGCCACGTGGCCTGTCACGCTTACCTTCATCCCTGCGAGAGCAGCTGGACCCTGAGGCTCCACGGCCTGGATGTGGCACGGCCTGTTTCCTCTGACCACAAAGCCCCAGCCCACTGCATCACCGACAATCTGCAGACACGCAGACGACAGTCACACATGTGGGTGTGTGCTATGCAAAAGTCTTTTACACAGAAAGTGAGAAAAAGACATCGTCGTTCTCATCTAGTGTTTTGTTCATGAAGCCTGTGAAGCATTTGTCTTTCCTGACACCTGTTACACTCACTCCAGCACCAACACCATCCACAATCATCTTTGAAACATGTTCACATTGAAATAATAGAACagcatttttaaagaaagaaggTGTCCCATTCGCTCATTTTTCTCTTGTACtgtgaaaaaaatgttacaAGTTTTTACCTCAGCTTGATAGAAAACTCTTTGAAGTGTGTAAAATGAATTTACCGTGAAGGTTTTCTTGATGTAGGGTCCTCCTGGTTCTTGTAGCTCCTCTGTGCTCACTGGTCTCTTGAGGACTGAGACAAAAGTAAAAgacattttatatttaatgcAAGCtgcttttggctgctcccttattcacaaggaGTCGCCACAGTGGGTAACTTTCCATGTtggatttggcagatttttatgaCTAAAAGCAGTTTGGTTTCCATATTTGGAAAAGCAAAGACGACGCTGACAGTGTGGAGGTCTAAAGCTGCTCCTTCCTTCAGTTGTTCAGCATTTTTATTACCAGATTTGGGGTTGGAGAGCACCAgggaggaggaggtgctggGGAGACCGACTCGTCCTCGGGTGTATATGTTTCCATCACTGCAGCTTCTCACCCGGGCTTCTCCCCGACCTCCGCCATGACCTCCGCCACGACCTCCACCACGACCTCCGCCACGACCTCCACCATGACCTCCGCCACATCCACCTGTGACAGCTTTCTCATCCTTGGATGCTGTGACTGATGGAGACAAAGAAGTTTCTATAACCTTAATACTCTGTTGATTATATTTTACATGTCAGCGAAAACATTTGAGTTATTTACCAAATGAATATTGACATCAACATCTTGAGTTCCTGCTCTGATGTACTAGAGCAGCTCTGCATGATTCATTTTGGTTGAATCTCAAAGTTTGCTCCCTGAAACAAGTTATTTTAGTTCTTTGCCCTCTGAGCCGATTTAGGCCAGCGCTGCTCGGATCATCTGCAGGTCACACACAGGTTTGAACAGCAGCTGAGCTTTGTGAGTCAGAGCCGTGTGCCTAACGTCACCACATCAGAGATATTTCCTGATATTATACAGAGGCAAGAGGGGGATTATTCACAATAAGCCAcctttaaatgaatgaaaatataCACATTGTAGTAATAATATGATGTGTATGCATGTATTTATGCTTCTCCCTCACTACCCCACCCATCAGGGAAAACTTGGCCCTGGACAGAAGGAAAGTGTTGAAGTGATGAGATGGAGACTCCCATGTTTTCAATAATAACGATTAAAGCTGACCCAGTTCTGTGTTTGACTTCCTGAATTTAACTTCCAACAATTCAGTTCAAACATGCTTTGATAAGAAGCTACGCTTCTTTCAATAGCAGAGATAAGCCGGGCTAACAGAGTTCATGGTGCTGACTGAGTTGTTCCTTCTGCTGTGAGACGAGGCAGTGTGACGAGCGCCTCGCCGCTGCTGCACATTCACGCCAGACGAGTTTAACGGCGATTCATTCGTTTTCTCCCTTTGTAGCACATAAACCTACGCGTGACTCTGAAGCCATGTTTGCTCTGCTGCAGTTGTCATGAGAACGGAGAAGCAGTTTGAGTGGTTACAGTTGTAACATTAACAGCAACATTAAAAAACATATAGTAGACAGAGGAACGTTTCTTGAGGTTGCTATGAGTGAAGAGGTTAAACCACTGACATGTGACGCCCGGGGGTCGTGATCATTACACGATTAGCTGAGCGTGAGAAAGTGTAGGCCGCTCTGCTCCCTCGCCCTTACAGTCTTTGATGACTTGAGGTGTAAAACTGTTAATGTGTTGAAGCAAACAGTTTTATCACATATGTAATAATTTGTGTTAAAACTGATTTTGCCCAAAACCTCTGGGTCACTTTTTAAAGTTTCGTCatgtccatttatttatttccataaaTGTATCAGAACACAAAATGATGCTGAGTGTTTGTGGAGTCTCACACGATCACACAGATCCACGCTTAGGTCGTTTTATTAAGAGCGGCTGACTCGGCGAAGATTCACCCGGATAAGAAAACGACAGTCAAACAATAAAGTGCGTTTATTTGCTTCATGAAGGAAATGGTTGCCTTTGAGTCATCACAGTTCTTCCTCTGCAGGATAATAATTTACTGTCTTCCTCGTGTAGTGAAGTAAATGTGAGAAGTCAGTATCCATCAGTACATGCAGTCATAACATGACAATTCTTTTTCACGTGacaaaaatggaaaagaaacattatttttaaaggtTATAATAAGAATTAACCAGACAAGCTGAACTCTATTAACTCTGCATCAGTGACACATGCAGGAGAACCATCTGCCAGCCActgatggaaaagcagctcatgTGGGATAAACTGAGAAGTTGCTGTTGTTGACTTATTACAAGCAGCTTTGAaactaaagagaaagaaataaataaagactaAAGCTCTGAACTTTGACTTTCTTAcaactttttaaatttcttgTATCTTGTGTGTTGTTTGTGACGTTGCTGAGAGTCATGGCtcctgtaggggtctctgctcttttttctcacatgttcaGAGTTTGGAAAGTAAAGCGAGATGTTCTTACCTCCTGTACGAGGTCCCATCTCTGTTCAAGTCCAAGAAAAGCAAAATGCAGAAAATGAATCCGGAAGACGACAAGCTTCAAAGGCGCACACCAACAGATGGACGGACCATCAGTCTCTGAGTGTTGCCCGGCTTCAAGTGAGACTCTGCACAGGCTTGATGACACCTATCAGTTTTCTCAGTTCAGTACTCAGTTACTGGACCTGTGATCTGAAGGGAGGGTAGTCAGCTGGTTAGGAATAGACGTGCGTGACCGAGTTAAATATTAAACCCTCGAACAAACAAACCAGCCGTCAGCAGGAGGCGAGAGGCGACATgtagtaaaatgtaaaaaatgagaAATAACACTCGTAAATGTAGAAATCTCACAGTACATTTTAATTATTAACTGTCACTTATGAACCGTTAAACAATTATTGTCACAAAAAAATCAGGTTTAATGCAAAGAGTGCATGGGAGCTCTTATATTCCATAGCAAGAGGGGATTTCATGAGTATTGCACTAATCTCCACAGACTGTTGCACATAGATGAATCTGCAGTGTGGTGCTAGAGTTTTAGTACTGTAAACCTTGTGCTTTCTGTCTGCAGACACAGTGGTGTCCTGCACACTCTGCATGCATGTTTACCTGCTGGCAGACTTTGCTTGCATGCCCTTTGTTTGGAgagcagaaaacaaaagcaagtGCTCCTGCAGCACATCAAGCTATCAAGCTTTGTGTTGCCATCACCTCAAACAGAACTCACTGTTCCTGAGGATCAATCACCTTTCAGTTTCAGCTTTTGTCCCACTGAAAGTCACTGTGTGATAATACAGGTGGTTTCTGCATTTACAGTTTTGCACTGTGTAATTTTAGAAGATAAAAACACTCAAACATTTGGCAGCTTTTGGCAACTTTACAAGAAAGCATGCAGAGACGTGAAGGATTTAGGAAGGTTTTTGCTCGTAAATGGGACTGAGCTTCAGCCTGGTTGCCATGCAGGAGCAGCTGCAGGTGGAGAGGAAGGGGAAACACAAAGATCATTTCTGCTCTGATGGGCAGAGCAGTGGAGATTTCCATCGGTCAGCACAGAGCAGCGAGTTTTCGTCCATATTTGTCCTTTGAAGTATTTTCTCTGAGCCTCATGTAATGAGGTTTCTTGACTTCCTTGTTACACCTTaatagtaacacacacacacacacacacacacacacacacacacacacacacacacacacacacacacacacacacattttcaggcataaaaacaaataaaaacataaagttcAAGTAAAACTAAGGGACAACTCAATAAACACACATATGAATGGCCCTCACAGTTAGTCTCTAAAAGGGAAGGACAAGAACGTTTCCAATGTGAAGTTAACCACCGAAAACTCTGGTTTTGAAGTTTCCCCCAACAACACACATAGAGGACTATGGAGGAGCTGCAGAACTTCTACGTTGGCTTCCTTTTCCAGCTTGATTTTAACCTGGAGGTCTACAGAAACGTATGGGCTACAGGACACAGCTTCAAATGGccatcagaggaactgcagcctTTGCCGCTTCTGTTTCAGCCCCCGAGGTTGTCACTTGGTTTAAACTTGTCAATTGAGTCACACGGAAGGACATGTGGTCGTGATCATCGttatacaacaacaacatgtgGGAGATAAATCCACATTCCTTTCTAATGTCTGGAGGTAAAATCTCGAGTTTTCAGGTTACTCATCAGTGAGTCGATCATGAGGCCAACAGAGCTCGTTAAACTGAAGATAAAACTACAAAGATACACGGACAGCTGTTGGCTTGACAAACAGATCAATAGAATCAGGAAATATCCAGTTTCACACCATTAACATTATCTTGGGCTAAACGACACTTTTTGCCAATGATACCCGTttgaataaaaagtgatttaatCCTGGAGTGACATGAAGGTGAGAGTGTAAACTGAACAAACCAGaagacatttgtgtttgtttctggaGGAAACAAATGTCCAAAACGAATGAATAAATAACTAATCATCAAGtaatgcataaataaataaataaagctttttAGATGCATCAAAAAGAATCCAGGAGCAAGATTTGCATTTAACTGAATATATTACCAAATAAACAAAACGACGAAGCCTGTGCGTCGTCACTTTGGAGATAAAATTTAGTCCTTTTTCAGGTGGCTCTGGTATCAGGATCAAACGATGATCAtttattttgtacttttaatttatttacctTTTCTGTCAAATATTTCCTTTAATTAAGATGGATTTAATATCCACAGCACTTTATGTTATGCATTCATTTAATGGTTTTCTAAAAAAGCCCTTCATTTTTCCACCCTCACTGTCTGCTGGAGACCAATCACATGTTCCGTTTTTACTGTGACTTCCTTCTTCTACTGCATGATGGAGTTTCAGTTGTTCCACCTGCAACTTGGATTTAATTATTGGAATTTCTGGAAGGTCGTGGACAGTTTTCTTTAATATGAAGTTGTTGCTGTTGCGAGCAGATGTGACACTGTACTGGGGACGGATGATGAGGTGGGATTTCCTGCCATCGGCTAAAGGAGTTCAgccctgcaaaacaaaacaagctctTAACCTTTGACACAGTGACCCACGAGTCATGTGGGTCATGAACTCCTCTAACACAACACGTctcatgtgtttcttttatttacctggaaacattaaaatgaagcaagcctctgTAGTTGTAAAGTATACGACTTTAAAGCAGTTTAGGGCTTATGTGGGCGTGAGCTCATCCATAAAGGAGTTTTATAGTCAGTTTCCATCTTGGGCTTTTTCACTGGACACCTCTGTGACTCACACGGTTTTCTTTATGTGATGACTTTTCCAGTTATTTCCAAATGTAACCAGGAGGAACAGTGAGCCGATTGTGTTGTagttccattcattcatttcttcCACTTCAGTTCTGCAGTgtggccccagctggagtcttCAGCTGTCATAGAGAGAGGTGCAGGGTGCGCCCCGGGCAGGATGGCAACCTGCCGCAGGACTAACAGAGTCAGGAGTTCATCGCCTTCAGATGTTTCCTCAAAGGCGGTATCCTTGGATTAAAGCCTGGATCTCTGCTGCAGTTTAATAACAGCTCAGACTTATTATTAAAGTGTTGAGAAGTGTTAAAGGTGTGAGCCTGAGCTGCTACTATTCAGTACCTGCGTCAGGCTGCTGGTTAACTTTTTTCTCCTCAGTGACATTTGAAGGCTGGCAAAGGTGCTTTCATCATGAAACGAACATGCAGCGTTTACGCTTCTTCATCCCACGTGGCACTTCTTGATTTCATATGAGtagaaaatgaaacaaacacagcatTTCAGCCTGTTTTAGACCATTTGAAGTGCTCTTTGCTCATagtttaaagcaggggtgtccaactccaggcctcatggccggtgtcctgcaggttttaggtctcaccctgggtcagcacacctgaatcaaatgattagttcattgccAGGCCTCTGAAGAAagtcaagacatgttgaggaggtcatttagccatttgaatcagctgtgctggatcaaggacacatctaaaacctgcaggactccGGGGTTCTCTGTATTTTCTGAGAATCTCACTGCATGTGACGTGTGAATGGCAGGCCTACAAACCTATAATGTGAAGTAAACCAGGATGGGCAGGTTACAGTTCTGAGTTTGTTGAGTAAAGCTTATTCTGAAAGATCCAAGTGTAAAAACAATCTTCTGTCTCAGTTAAATTAAGTGCTCGTGTTGCACGTTGCTCCTTTGTCTACATGTTAACACAGAGCCAGTTCTGTCAGCCacgttattttctttctttaaggaGCTACTGCAGTTTATTCTCATTTCTTTCTCGTCTTTACTGCTTatagcaaaaataataaaataaatggtaACTCTAATTAAAGCTAACCAACCTGTTCAAAACTGAACCAGAACTCACAAATGCAGGAAGTGACTCAAGTTGCAACAAATTCTAGCAACAGGAAAGGGGGGTTGTGTCTCCCCCCTGCACCTCCCTCACACAGAGATGCATACTGCAGTCTGGGAGGAGGATCTGAGATTCAGATAAGTAAGTCAGGCAACTTTAAAACTGGACTGATGCTGGCATATAGGCTGGTATACCAATGTGATAACGAACAGGAAGAACTGGTGCTTTTACCCAGCAGATGAGTGATTATTTGATACCAACAAGTGTCAAAATTGTGGTTCACTTTTGATCAAACTGGTCTCTGGTGTGGGTGGTGAAACCACAACACTTGGAGAAATTGGACAATTTGATGCGCATGGACACAAATCAGTAGATAATATAATATTTCAATACTCTTCCGGAGAATGTAGAAAATAGCAGCCCGTTAATAACCTTTGTATGGGAAATGCTTGTCCTAATTTAAAAGCTTATTTCACAATTGGGCTTCATTTAAAATCAATCACCCGAGACAGCGGTTACATTAAGGCACACGTGTCCCAAGAAGGAGCAGCGAGAGCCGCTAATGAGGTTCTTTGTCTTGGTGGCTTATTATAATGTCCGTTTTTAGTTCTTTAATCACAAAGTAATTAAATTCCCAGTCTGGGAAAACATAAAGGTTAAAAAGTAGAATATAAAAGACTAATCGCGTCTCTTTGTCACTGCATATTCAGTAGAAGTGCCCTTGAGCAAAGCACGAGGCCTCCGTTTGTGATTCGGACATGTTTGGAGGCCGTTTAAATAACTGCCTGCTGGATGTAAATTCCAGTGATTAAGTATCACTCGCTGCGCACTTCCTCGTTAATAATCGACCACTGTCCTCAGCAGCGGTGATCTAACGCTGTCGTGTCTCATTGATTACGCGGATCAATGAGCTCCCAGACTACAGGACACAGAGCACCAGAGTCAATACACATAATGTTTTACAGAACTGTTAACGTGTTTCACTATtgatccactgtctgtatttaaATATGCGGCCCTTTCTCTGCTGTAAATTCTGACTCTTGGAAAGATCATCCATTAAAATGATGGTCATCACCAGAGTGCTGCGTGCACATACAAATATGAAGCTGCAGCTGTAAAGATCTGACTTTGATTCATAGTAATGTGTTGGCAGGGTTTATTTATGTTCATCTTTTCAGGATTATGAGTAAACTTTAATATCTGTTTCATTCCCCGCTCCTCTGTTCTCTGCAGGTACCGCCTCACCTCCTTTGTAAAAGAAGCactgctgccctctgctggacacAAGCTTCACTCACACGTCGCTGCTAAATTTTCTTCTTAATTGTTAACAGTTAAATAATGTTATGCTGCTTTATTCCATTGGCTGTCTGCACACTCACCTGCTAAATAACACCAATGAAGAACTTGAGTCCTGAGTGTTAATTAATCCCAGACCAGCACTCACCTCTGCCTTTCACATCTTTGGTGTTTCGatagttttttctttctgaaaacCGTTGAAAGCTTCTGAGTTTGATTTTTGGCTCGTTCCTGTTTCCAATGACACCGTTGGCTTGTGATCCTTATAAAGTGACTTGGGCTGAATGATTTGGGacaatagaaataaaatgaaattgagTGACACAAAAAGCAGTTTATGTATCAAATATCTCATGTTACACACGAACACTGGACCAggctgtttgtgtgggtgtgtgtttgagcGTAGTGAGGCAAATATTAACCCCGTCCAAAGTACATTACTGCTCCAGAATTACGATGAGCAAAGAGTTCATGTATTTCAGTGCGATGCTATCTGAACTTCAAACGGCATTCAGGAGCACATGTGTCTCTAAACACGCATTTAAATGTGTAATGCTAACATTTCCACGCTTTGcttcagacatgtgaagctgtTCAACGGTGGGAACTGCAACCACGTGTTAATGTGTTACTGCAGCAATTTTATAAAGAAAGAAGATGTTGAGTGTGATTGTTTTAAAGCGGACTACTCTGCTCCTCTTTATTTTCTCTCATGTGTACTATTACAATAGGCAGCATTTCAAAGAATAAGATAAATGCATGCGAGTCAAAGGCTCAGCCTTCAAACCATACAGCTGCTTTCTATGTTCGAATCTGTAGAACGTCAGTGAGAGTGGTTGCCCCTTATACATTCACACCAGGCATACAGCTCTGACAGTGAGCCCAGTAGGCCAACAGCCAAATTTCCAGGCCAATCAGAAGTAATGTGGTTTAAAGGGAAGGTGGCCAAAAAGTTACATGGATGAACCGCAGGGCAGGACGAAGGCCAAGCAGAGGTAAAAAGGATCATTTTGCAAACATACGttagtccaagaataaaaatatgggaCTGTTAGGCCAACTTTAAGGTTGTCATGAAGGCTTAAAAACAATGATTGCAGTTTTATGGTGAAACGTTGGGGAGTCTGGCCTGTCGGTTCACCGGGTTCTCCTAATACTAATGTTTTCTATAGACCTCAAAAAAAAAGTACTGTTTCCCATATACCTGACATGAATGCTAGACACATGAATTATTAAAATTTGCAGTTTTACTGGGTTAAACTAACCAAACAGAAACCCAAAGGCCCTCTTGTCAACTGGCCGGGGTCTTAAGGAAacttaaaaaaggagaaaacacaAGATGCTgcagaaagcaagcagaaaatCCAAGAAACACCCACAGACAGATAAACTGACCGACAACTGAGTGAAAACTGACTGAACACAAACGAAACAAAACGTTTCCTTAAACAATCACACAAGCTGGGAAAGAAGCACAGACAAAGAAAACCAGAGTGAGTGTCAGAGATGGAGAGAGTAGGGCCTAAACGCAGGACGTCCTGTGCAGAGttcagtgcgtttatttacaatGAATCAAAGGACAAAGGTGCAAATAATCCTCTCCACGGGGTTTCTTCCTGTGCTCGCTCCCTGCTCCTGTGCTGTGGTGAGTCATCGTATCCTGACGTACAACAGCGCTCCACTGCTTCTACTTGTTTCTGCAACCCTCTGCAAACAACAACAGGCTGCTGTTAGTACATGCAAAGACCTGCGAACCAAGACACGGTTGCAAACTAGCTGACTGGGTTTCTCACAACAATCCACTGCAGCTCAGCTACTCTGTTAaacagatcagctgatcagcgaTAGGTGCGTGTAGTTATCCTTCCTCGGGTGTGGCTGGCCTCACGGTGGGAAACACTCTCCAGGCCTGGTGTCCCAGGGAAACCAGGACAccgccaacaacaacaacagcacatacatgttaaacagacacacaggcaGGGCAACCAGTGAGGACTGCCAGCCCGAGAAATATAAACAAGTCCACAAACACATGAACCCTGGGTCCCCATGACAGTAGCTCTTAGAATGAAGCAGGAAAAACCACCAAATAATGACCCAAACATCATAAACGTGATCGATGTAACAAAGCTGAAGTTTCACACTAAATCTGTCAGAAATGtatttgtagttttaaaatatagatcataaaaagaaaaacacgcCATGTCACTGACTTCCTTTACTTCTTGCCTGACCTGCAGCTGATAATAACACAAATGCAAACAGCTGTTCTCGCTAGCTGCCTTTTTTATGTGCTAAAGTTAAATGGTGTCATTGGCACCTTAATGCAGTCACATAACTGTCATCTAGTAAGTAAGCTGCTGGCTCAGTGCAGACGTGTAAGCACTGTTTAGGAAGCATCTGCCTTTCTGGTTGCGTCACACTTCTTCCTGCCTCTCCGGTTAGGCTGAGCTGACAGCGGCGCTGTGAGCCACGAGAAAAGGAAGTTCAGATTCTGTAAGGTCAGCGCTTCTTCATGAGTCAGAGTTCAGTTCAGGCTGAGGATCATGAAGATTTGGCTGCAAACCGTCATCTCGTCTCATGTTTGAAGTTTGAAGATttgaatagtgttgaaatccTACAAAGTtttcatgtgtatttgtttatatttgcaTGTCTGCAAAGTCTTTTGAATATTTTCATCGTGCACTCAAATACTGAGATAAGCAAGGTAATTAAATATCCATCCAGCCATCCTCAGCCTACGGCAGCAGGCCCCTGGTGACCCTGAAGAATGAAATAAGATGCTCGTACACAACAAGTCTGGATGTTTTTGAGCCTCATGCACCTCCACATCCACATTATCCATATtatatggattatatatgtgtacatatgGTATATTTATGCTGATATCCTCACTCACATTCCCCTTTATTGTATCTGTAACAtgcaacttctgtcggtgctgtgctactggaaactgaatttcccggaggaacccacccgagggattaataaagtttcatctaatctaatctcaCTGGTCTCGCTGCTGTGGTTTGT is a window of Maylandia zebra isolate NMK-2024a linkage group LG22, Mzebra_GT3a, whole genome shotgun sequence DNA encoding:
- the LOC101475938 gene encoding DEP domain-containing mTOR-interacting protein, with product MGPRTGVTASKDEKAVTGGCGGGHGGGRGGGRGGGRGGGHGGGRGEARVRSCSDGNIYTRGRVGLPSTSSSLVLSNPKSVLKRPVSTEELQEPGGPYIKKTFTIVGDAVGWGFVVRGNRPCHIQAVEPQGPAALAGMKVRQFVVSVNGLNVLDLDYRTVSYLILTGPRTVVMEVMEEAEN